Proteins encoded by one window of Planktothrix tepida PCC 9214:
- a CDS encoding efflux RND transporter permease subunit has protein sequence MFTNFFIKRPVFASVCSLLIIILGIVGYTRLPVQEYPKIDPPIVTVTTSYPGASPQVVETEVTEILEAQINGIAGIKTLTSSSREGSSSISVQFELNRDLEVAAQEVRSRVARGARNLPDEVDEPVVEKRSGDDERILWIAFFAKTLSPLELSNYADLYIKNALETVDGVNSISISGERRYAMRLWLDPVQMAARQITALDVEQALRRQNVEIPSGRIEGKETEYPVRTLGRLQTPQDYEDLIIKRNENGAQIRIRDIGRAEIGAEDDRVIARFKGTPAVSLGISKLSDANLIEVAHGIKAKLAELEKSFPEGVSYQIAVDYSEFVELAIEEVWISLLISIGLVVLIIFLFLRNWRATLIPAITIPISLIGAFSVMFFLGFSINTLTLFALTLATGLVVDDTIVVLENIIRYMEEKRLEPFPATFAAVGEVVFAVIATTVVLVAVFVPVAFAGGTSGRLFNEFALTLAASVVFSSIVALTLAPPLSARLLRHETQRRGLMKLLALPLDLFEWVLNKITSIYAWTLRVLMGLKPILILGFIASLGLTVWLFLQLPQGFLPTEDRGRIFTPITAPEGVSLNYTNRVVQQVEKIFSQVPEVESYFAIAGSSRGAAQANTGFSFARLIPWSERTKPEQSQQSLVKQLLGKFSTITDALVFPTNPGGLPGGGQGQPIQFVLQGNDLEQLAQVSQDFVIRARDLPELVNIDTNLKLNKPELTLTVDRSQAGNLGVSVQDIARTLQILVGGQEITNFNQGNQRYEVVVRSDEKYRANPEDLKELYVRSQQGEMIALSNLVTISTATTPPQISHFNRFRSATLEGSPAPGVSLGAALKALENLAKEILPPGMQTAYSGESLEFREAGQATNFIFALALIFIFLTLAAQFESYIDPIIILLAVPLSLLGAFGALWIAQLDLNAYSRIGLIMLIGLATKNSILIVEFANQLREQGLSIQKAALEACRLRFRPIMMTALSTILGVLPLAFATGAGAGSRVAIGMAVMGGMFVSTFLSLYIIPVFYVIATSLQSRLMGHNSQPQDWENVTLNTDRGSYSNGNGSSNGNGKVQSVIYSGDHSTKSSHSSDKTRNL, from the coding sequence ATGTTTACTAATTTTTTTATTAAAAGGCCTGTTTTTGCTTCGGTTTGTTCGTTGCTGATTATTATTTTAGGAATCGTGGGTTATACTCGCCTTCCCGTGCAGGAATATCCTAAAATTGATCCGCCCATTGTTACCGTGACAACGAGCTATCCAGGGGCGAGTCCACAGGTAGTGGAAACGGAAGTTACGGAAATTTTAGAAGCACAAATTAACGGCATTGCTGGCATTAAAACATTAACCTCCAGTAGTCGAGAAGGAAGTAGTTCTATTTCGGTTCAATTTGAATTAAATCGAGATTTAGAAGTCGCCGCCCAAGAAGTGAGAAGTCGGGTAGCCAGAGGGGCCAGAAACTTACCCGATGAAGTCGATGAACCTGTAGTAGAAAAGCGATCAGGAGATGATGAAAGAATTTTATGGATTGCCTTTTTTGCTAAAACTTTATCTCCTTTAGAGTTAAGTAATTACGCAGATCTTTATATTAAAAATGCTTTAGAAACTGTTGATGGAGTTAACAGTATTTCGATTTCAGGAGAACGTCGCTATGCCATGCGATTATGGTTAGATCCGGTACAAATGGCAGCCCGTCAAATTACCGCTTTAGACGTTGAACAAGCCTTAAGAAGACAAAACGTTGAAATTCCCAGTGGCCGAATTGAAGGAAAAGAAACGGAATATCCAGTGAGAACTTTAGGTCGTTTACAAACTCCCCAAGATTATGAAGACTTAATTATTAAACGCAATGAGAATGGAGCGCAAATTAGAATTCGAGACATTGGACGGGCGGAAATTGGGGCAGAAGATGATCGAGTTATTGCCCGTTTTAAGGGAACTCCTGCTGTTTCATTAGGAATTAGTAAACTTTCTGATGCGAATTTAATAGAAGTAGCCCATGGGATTAAAGCAAAATTAGCCGAATTAGAAAAAAGTTTCCCCGAAGGAGTCAGTTATCAAATTGCCGTGGATTATTCTGAGTTTGTAGAACTGGCGATTGAAGAAGTTTGGATTAGTTTGTTAATTTCGATTGGACTGGTAGTTTTAATTATCTTTTTATTCTTGAGAAATTGGAGAGCAACTTTAATTCCAGCGATTACCATTCCCATTTCTTTAATTGGTGCATTTAGTGTCATGTTTTTCCTGGGATTTTCCATTAATACCTTAACCCTATTTGCCTTAACCTTAGCAACGGGTTTAGTCGTAGATGATACGATTGTGGTCTTAGAAAATATCATCCGTTATATGGAAGAAAAACGGCTCGAACCTTTTCCTGCGACCTTTGCAGCCGTCGGAGAAGTGGTGTTTGCGGTGATTGCAACCACAGTTGTTTTAGTTGCGGTATTTGTCCCCGTTGCCTTTGCGGGTGGAACCAGTGGACGATTATTTAATGAATTTGCTTTAACTTTAGCAGCTTCTGTTGTTTTTTCAAGTATTGTTGCCTTAACCTTAGCCCCTCCCCTTTCTGCCCGTTTATTACGTCATGAAACCCAGCGTAGGGGATTGATGAAACTCCTAGCTTTACCCTTGGATTTATTTGAATGGGTTTTGAATAAAATTACTAGCATTTATGCTTGGACTCTCCGAGTATTAATGGGATTGAAACCGATTCTAATTTTAGGATTTATTGCGTCTTTAGGATTAACAGTTTGGTTATTCTTACAATTACCTCAAGGGTTTTTACCCACTGAAGATCGAGGTCGAATTTTTACTCCAATTACGGCTCCAGAAGGGGTTAGTTTAAACTATACAAATCGCGTAGTACAGCAGGTTGAAAAAATCTTCAGCCAAGTACCCGAAGTTGAAAGTTACTTTGCCATTGCTGGTTCTAGCCGAGGGGCAGCCCAAGCCAATACAGGATTTTCTTTTGCCCGTTTAATTCCTTGGTCTGAACGGACAAAACCAGAACAATCTCAACAATCTCTGGTTAAGCAATTATTAGGTAAATTTTCAACAATTACTGATGCTTTAGTCTTCCCCACTAATCCGGGGGGATTACCTGGAGGAGGTCAAGGTCAACCGATACAATTTGTTTTACAAGGCAATGATTTAGAACAATTAGCCCAAGTGTCCCAAGACTTTGTAATTCGGGCGCGAGATTTACCTGAATTAGTCAATATTGACACCAATTTAAAACTCAATAAACCGGAATTAACCCTAACGGTTGATCGTTCCCAAGCCGGAAATTTAGGGGTTTCGGTACAGGATATAGCTCGAACCTTACAAATTTTAGTCGGCGGTCAAGAAATTACGAATTTTAATCAGGGAAATCAACGTTATGAAGTTGTGGTTCGATCCGATGAAAAGTATCGAGCGAATCCCGAAGATTTAAAGGAATTATATGTGCGTTCCCAACAGGGAGAAATGATTGCTTTAAGTAATTTAGTCACGATTTCAACGGCCACAACACCGCCTCAAATCAGCCACTTTAATCGCTTTCGCTCAGCAACTTTAGAAGGCAGTCCTGCACCAGGAGTGAGTTTAGGAGCAGCGTTAAAGGCATTAGAAAATTTAGCGAAAGAAATTTTACCTCCGGGAATGCAAACGGCTTACTCTGGAGAATCTTTAGAATTTCGAGAAGCGGGTCAAGCCACTAACTTTATTTTTGCTCTCGCCTTAATCTTTATTTTCCTCACCTTAGCTGCCCAATTTGAAAGTTATATTGACCCCATTATTATTTTATTAGCCGTCCCTTTGTCGTTATTAGGCGCATTTGGAGCTTTATGGATTGCACAATTAGACTTAAATGCTTATAGTCGGATTGGGTTAATTATGTTAATTGGATTAGCCACTAAAAACTCAATTTTAATTGTAGAATTTGCCAACCAACTCCGAGAACAGGGGTTATCCATTCAAAAAGCAGCCTTAGAAGCTTGTCGGTTACGATTTCGACCGATTATGATGACAGCTTTATCGACCATTTTAGGGGTTTTACCTTTGGCGTTTGCGACAGGGGCAGGGGCGGGGAGCCGAGTAGCAATTGGAATGGCTGTGATGGGGGGAATGTTTGTCTCAACGTTTCTGAGTTTATATATTATTCCGGTTTTTTATGTCATTGCCACAAGTCTGCAATCCCGCTTGATGGGACATAATTCTCAACCCCAAGATTGGGAAAATGTCACCTTGAATACAGACAGGGGATCTTATTCTAATGGAAATGGGAGTAGCAATGGAAACGGTAAGGTTCAGTCTGTTATCTATTCTGGGGATCACTCAACAAAATCTTCACACAGTTCGGATAAAACCCGAAATTTATAA
- a CDS encoding efflux RND transporter periplasmic adaptor subunit yields MSYSKSPKSTTKEQDQDWAEQDNPLIQTDLNPQSLPATTVSESTVVKTGWFPITLVTLIALGLGFAGGQWWQANPNKGENLTADQPKQPRGNGVRIAGVETSNLEETSEFVGTLEAKRAVDIKPEIEGRITQILVESGQMIQQGEAIARLKSDDVEASLTQAKANLVRTQARLSELQAGSRPEEIAQGRAKLAEAKAGLADAESGSFLAEINQAQAQIDSIRAEAQLAENRVNRFEALSRSGAISQDEFDALLSQKNSAEANLQAAQRRLEQLQKNRQSEINLRRAVVEQEQQALRQLENGTRIQEIQQAEAQVAEAAAQVRSIEVQLQETAVLAPFTGIVGDVDIKVGDYVDKGDILTRLTANDQLELRLPIPLERKADLKIGLAVQMVDAQGKVLATGRISFISPSVNQDSQTILAKATFDNGQGLFKDGQFVRAEVVWKQKLNAVVVPMTAVKFQGNQRFVFLAEGQEKLTAKRQPVKLGLIQGDRAEILEGLQPGQKLIVSGTQKLSDGAAINILSPNSAPNATGQH; encoded by the coding sequence ATGTCTTATTCTAAATCCCCTAAATCAACCACAAAAGAGCAGGATCAAGACTGGGCTGAACAGGATAATCCTCTAATCCAAACCGACCTTAACCCTCAATCTTTACCTGCAACAACTGTCTCAGAATCGACGGTTGTAAAAACAGGATGGTTCCCCATTACTCTAGTTACATTAATAGCATTAGGTCTGGGTTTTGCAGGGGGGCAATGGTGGCAAGCCAACCCAAACAAGGGGGAAAACTTAACAGCAGACCAACCGAAACAGCCTAGAGGAAATGGGGTTAGAATCGCTGGGGTAGAAACTTCCAATCTGGAAGAAACTTCTGAATTTGTAGGGACATTAGAAGCAAAACGGGCGGTAGATATTAAACCGGAAATTGAAGGTCGAATTACTCAAATATTAGTAGAATCCGGGCAGATGATTCAACAGGGAGAAGCAATTGCACGATTAAAAAGTGATGATGTAGAAGCAAGTTTAACGCAAGCGAAAGCCAATCTAGTTCGTACTCAAGCTCGTTTATCGGAATTACAAGCTGGAAGTCGTCCTGAAGAAATTGCTCAAGGAAGGGCAAAATTAGCGGAAGCAAAAGCGGGATTAGCTGATGCTGAATCTGGTAGTTTTTTAGCAGAAATTAATCAAGCTCAAGCTCAAATTGATTCGATTCGAGCCGAAGCTCAATTAGCTGAAAATCGGGTGAATCGCTTTGAAGCATTAAGCCGATCTGGGGCAATTTCCCAGGATGAATTTGATGCGTTATTGTCGCAAAAAAACAGTGCTGAAGCTAATTTACAAGCGGCGCAACGTCGTTTAGAACAATTACAAAAAAATCGACAATCAGAAATTAATTTACGTCGGGCCGTTGTAGAACAGGAACAACAAGCGTTAAGACAGTTAGAAAACGGAACTCGGATTCAAGAAATTCAACAGGCGGAAGCACAAGTTGCAGAAGCCGCAGCACAAGTTCGCAGTATTGAAGTTCAGTTGCAAGAAACAGCCGTTTTAGCACCCTTTACTGGAATAGTTGGGGATGTGGATATTAAAGTAGGAGATTATGTGGATAAAGGGGATATCCTTACTCGTTTAACCGCTAATGATCAGTTAGAATTACGCTTACCTATTCCTTTAGAACGTAAGGCAGATTTAAAAATAGGATTAGCTGTGCAAATGGTTGATGCTCAGGGAAAAGTATTAGCCACAGGACGCATCAGTTTTATTTCCCCATCGGTGAATCAAGACTCTCAAACGATTTTAGCAAAAGCCACGTTTGATAATGGTCAAGGCTTATTTAAAGATGGTCAATTTGTGCGGGCTGAAGTCGTTTGGAAACAAAAACTAAATGCAGTGGTTGTACCGATGACAGCCGTTAAATTTCAAGGTAATCAACGCTTTGTCTTTTTAGCGGAAGGACAGGAAAAATTAACCGCAAAACGACAACCTGTTAAATTAGGTTTAATTCAAGGCGATCGGGCTGAAATTTTAGAAGGACTTCAACCGGGACAAAAACTTATTGTTTCCGGTACACAAAAATTATCTGATGGGGCTGCAATTAATATTTTATCTCCTAATTCTGCACCCAATGCCACAGGTCAACATTAA
- a CDS encoding PadR family transcriptional regulator, giving the protein MLELSALGLLQREPLHGYRLKQRLELFLSSCMSVNYGAIYPLLKRLEERDHIQVLLEESGDAGASRRIYAITPSGCTRWREKMLEQPQESWVKSRARFLVKYFFFGDLESSERVRLIENRLRVCHQRKAYLETQEMGNLVTDSFQSATWERAKFMLVSEMEWLHECLEKENLPHSSSISRKMLGELNIL; this is encoded by the coding sequence ATGTTAGAACTGTCTGCCCTAGGACTATTACAGCGAGAACCCTTACATGGCTACCGACTGAAACAGCGACTAGAGTTGTTTCTTAGTAGTTGTATGAGTGTGAACTATGGAGCAATTTACCCTTTGCTCAAACGTTTAGAAGAACGAGACCACATTCAGGTATTACTGGAAGAGTCTGGGGATGCCGGAGCTAGTCGCAGAATTTATGCGATTACTCCTAGCGGGTGTACTCGCTGGCGGGAAAAGATGTTAGAACAACCTCAAGAAAGCTGGGTTAAAAGTCGCGCTCGATTTTTAGTCAAATATTTCTTTTTTGGAGATTTAGAATCTTCCGAACGAGTGCGATTAATTGAAAATCGTTTAAGAGTTTGTCATCAACGAAAAGCTTATTTAGAGACTCAAGAAATGGGGAATTTGGTGACGGACTCTTTCCAATCTGCAACTTGGGAACGTGCAAAATTCATGTTGGTATCAGAAATGGAGTGGTTACATGAATGTTTGGAAAAAGAAAATTTACCTCATTCCTCCTCTATCTCAAGGAAGATGTTAGGTGAGCTTAACATATTGTAA
- the ygfZ gene encoding CAF17-like 4Fe-4S cluster assembly/insertion protein YgfZ — MISELQNLQAKTGAIFETSSLEKVIPMSFGNDTEAIHASQQGVALYDRSHWGLLKISGEDRLRFLHNQSTNSIQTLKPGEGCDTVFVTSTARTLDLATVFITEDAILLLISPNRRQQLMEWLDRFIFPMDQVELQDLSSHYSIFSLLGPDSRSVLQKLGVTDLQQQPLGCHQLLEIAGSTVRISAGSGLTTLGYTFIIPTSAAVSVWQTLTQVGAIPLGEVVWQHLRIRQGRPVPDAELTEAYNPLEAGLWQTLSFDKGCYIGQETIARLNTYKGVKQQLWGIRLNAPVSPGTPIWIEDAKVGILTSYTNTDGEHFGLGYIRTKAGGVGSKVKVGEIEAEVVDVPFLKHPPL, encoded by the coding sequence ATGATTTCAGAATTACAAAATTTACAAGCCAAGACTGGTGCTATTTTTGAAACCTCTAGCCTAGAGAAGGTCATTCCGATGAGCTTTGGAAATGACACCGAAGCGATCCATGCCAGCCAACAGGGTGTTGCTTTATATGATCGATCTCATTGGGGACTGTTAAAAATTTCCGGGGAAGACCGACTGCGATTTTTACATAATCAAAGTACCAATTCTATTCAAACTCTCAAACCGGGAGAAGGTTGTGATACCGTATTTGTAACTTCAACGGCTCGAACCCTTGACCTGGCTACAGTATTCATCACAGAAGATGCAATTCTCCTGTTAATTTCACCCAACCGTCGTCAGCAGTTAATGGAGTGGTTAGATCGATTCATTTTCCCAATGGATCAGGTAGAATTGCAGGATCTCAGTAGCCATTATTCCATTTTCAGTCTCCTAGGGCCAGATAGTCGCAGTGTTCTCCAGAAGTTAGGTGTAACCGATCTGCAACAACAGCCGTTAGGTTGCCATCAATTATTGGAAATTGCCGGTTCAACTGTCCGTATTAGTGCTGGTAGTGGTTTAACAACCCTTGGCTATACGTTCATCATTCCTACCTCTGCTGCTGTCTCTGTGTGGCAAACCCTAACCCAAGTGGGTGCTATTCCATTGGGTGAAGTTGTTTGGCAACATTTACGCATTCGCCAAGGTCGTCCAGTTCCAGACGCTGAATTAACAGAAGCTTACAATCCTCTGGAAGCAGGTTTATGGCAAACGCTTTCCTTTGATAAAGGCTGTTACATTGGTCAAGAAACGATTGCGCGTCTCAATACTTATAAAGGAGTTAAACAGCAACTGTGGGGTATTCGCTTGAATGCACCCGTTTCACCTGGAACGCCGATTTGGATTGAGGATGCCAAAGTTGGAATATTAACCAGTTATACCAACACGGATGGAGAGCATTTTGGCTTAGGTTATATTCGCACCAAGGCAGGTGGAGTAGGTTCTAAGGTCAAGGTGGGTGAAATAGAAGCTGAAGTTGTTGATGTTCCTTTTTTAAAACATCCTCCCCTATAG
- a CDS encoding (2Fe-2S) ferredoxin domain-containing protein, with amino-acid sequence MGFKQVLICQNRTCHKQGSDKILVLFKDESPPDVQIQGIGCLGQCGNGPMMIVLPDEVWYSHLEPMDVSTIIQQHLQGGCPVEALRMKVKK; translated from the coding sequence ATGGGTTTCAAACAAGTTCTGATTTGTCAAAATCGCACCTGTCATAAACAAGGGAGTGACAAGATATTAGTGTTGTTTAAGGATGAATCTCCTCCTGATGTCCAAATTCAGGGAATAGGCTGTTTAGGACAGTGTGGCAACGGGCCGATGATGATTGTTCTACCTGATGAGGTTTGGTACAGTCACCTTGAACCGATGGATGTATCAACTATTATTCAACAGCATTTACAAGGTGGATGTCCTGTGGAGGCTTTGAGAATGAAGGTGAAGAAGTGA
- a CDS encoding GvpL/GvpF family gas vesicle protein: protein MYIYAFLKTPTSPLKLPQGIKGSLEIISDQGLSALVEPDLQAEDLPDTDEQLMQAVVTHDQITCTIFYQTSLLPVRFGTCFRSKTALLEHLVLYQQNYLHKLDQLEGKAEYCLQGVPLEPPANTLTQTNPTDLPPLRGRDYFLAKKQLHHHQLQHQQQQAQQWQQLVEVLCQTYPETCLADSQPNRERIYILMPQSNESKLQEQLKQWQSQYTHWQLSLGNAVPPYHFL, encoded by the coding sequence ATGTATATTTACGCTTTTTTGAAAACACCCACATCACCCCTCAAGCTTCCTCAAGGGATTAAGGGTTCTTTAGAAATTATTAGTGATCAGGGATTATCTGCTCTTGTAGAACCCGATTTACAAGCCGAAGATCTCCCTGATACAGACGAACAATTAATGCAAGCCGTTGTCACTCATGATCAAATCACCTGTACCATTTTTTACCAAACTTCTCTGTTACCCGTCCGTTTTGGAACCTGTTTCCGTTCAAAAACAGCCCTGTTGGAGCATTTAGTTTTATATCAACAGAACTATTTACACAAATTAGACCAACTCGAAGGAAAAGCAGAGTATTGTTTACAAGGAGTTCCCCTCGAACCGCCAGCAAACACACTCACTCAAACTAATCCCACGGACTTACCTCCTTTGCGCGGTCGGGATTACTTTTTAGCTAAAAAACAATTACATCACCATCAATTACAACATCAGCAGCAGCAAGCCCAACAATGGCAGCAGTTAGTTGAGGTACTGTGTCAAACCTATCCAGAAACCTGCCTAGCCGATAGCCAACCCAATAGAGAACGAATCTATATATTGATGCCGCAGAGCAACGAATCCAAACTACAAGAGCAACTGAAGCAATGGCAAAGCCAATATACTCATTGGCAACTCAGTCTGGGGAACGCTGTACCCCCTTATCATTTTTTGTAA
- a CDS encoding serine/threonine-protein kinase: MQASRYRILGLVGQGQFGKVYCASDRRTGQLVALKELSHQRAPTHQFLQELWFIISLQHPHIAACLGLEHIQTGRYLVMDYCEGGTLRHLLEQQDSLRLQEALNLIIGVLEGLHYAHQRGIIHCDIKPENILLTLQAQGWSSKLSDFGIARRLPIVGKLSIAQKASTFTGGSPAYMAPERFYGLYSARSDIYAVGIVLFELLVGDRPFHGLPGELMWAQLNQRLQIPNEIPEALQTVIQKALEKLPARRYNTAEQMAEALRKVIVHPQIQSLADFIVPWKNSNLPTKNHTQLAGVYTSVSPLILHHSISLPSVHQSKFPFNCISNFPYLYTGFGQALEIWSIPQDLSPSVQQVAISSQEQIQFPEPILGMLPLGNGCCVLTPNRIYHCTPFQKKSQSLLNLSSIQSLQSNRQQSPISPDFFGENEDSTSVIKTFDPELLYKITIEPNSRYMALAFSGQLRFYSLTQKSDYLVLKPLKKLSLAVSQVPEIFFLDNRHLLCVWLNFKQQNFNMFRVYTRRGMPIGNLKLSIPLKQLLPTPQPYTLLGIGLDDQPYLVLLRLKPLSVIRIPLSSPPTVACATSWGYVIADEEGKYTFFDLEGNLISYDFGPVNPKSLAFWGKTGLAIVTYTEKQGYLHFVKSVNFERDL, translated from the coding sequence ATGCAGGCTTCTCGATACCGAATTTTGGGGTTAGTAGGACAAGGTCAGTTTGGTAAAGTTTACTGTGCCAGTGATCGTCGCACTGGACAACTGGTGGCTCTGAAGGAATTAAGTCATCAGCGCGCACCTACTCACCAATTCTTGCAGGAACTGTGGTTCATTATTAGTCTACAACATCCCCACATTGCTGCTTGTCTCGGTTTAGAACATATCCAAACCGGACGCTATTTGGTCATGGACTATTGCGAGGGGGGAACTCTGCGCCATCTTCTTGAACAACAGGATTCTCTGCGACTACAAGAAGCGTTAAACCTGATCATTGGTGTTTTAGAAGGTTTACACTACGCTCATCAACGGGGTATTATCCATTGTGACATTAAACCTGAAAATATCCTACTGACTCTACAAGCCCAAGGATGGTCTTCAAAATTATCAGACTTTGGAATTGCCCGTCGTCTGCCCATCGTAGGCAAATTATCTATTGCCCAAAAAGCCTCCACCTTTACCGGGGGATCTCCAGCTTATATGGCCCCAGAACGATTTTATGGCCTTTATTCAGCCCGATCCGATATTTATGCGGTTGGAATTGTCTTATTTGAACTGTTAGTTGGAGATCGTCCTTTTCATGGTTTACCCGGTGAGTTAATGTGGGCGCAGTTAAATCAACGGTTGCAGATCCCTAACGAGATTCCTGAAGCGTTACAAACTGTAATTCAAAAAGCTTTAGAAAAGCTCCCGGCTCGTCGCTACAACACCGCAGAACAAATGGCAGAAGCCTTACGCAAAGTCATTGTTCATCCCCAAATTCAAAGCCTTGCTGATTTTATTGTTCCTTGGAAAAACTCCAATTTACCGACTAAAAATCACACCCAATTAGCAGGGGTCTATACCTCCGTTTCTCCTCTGATCTTACATCACTCTATCTCTTTACCTTCGGTTCATCAGTCTAAATTCCCCTTCAATTGTATTTCCAATTTTCCTTATCTTTATACAGGATTTGGTCAGGCTTTAGAAATTTGGTCTATCCCCCAAGATTTATCTCCATCGGTTCAGCAAGTTGCTATTTCTTCTCAAGAACAAATTCAATTTCCTGAACCTATTTTGGGGATGCTTCCCCTGGGAAACGGCTGCTGTGTTTTAACCCCGAATCGAATTTATCACTGCACTCCTTTTCAAAAAAAATCTCAATCTTTGTTAAATTTAAGTTCGATTCAATCCTTACAATCTAATCGTCAGCAATCTCCTATCTCTCCTGATTTTTTTGGGGAAAATGAAGATTCAACCTCTGTCATAAAAACCTTTGATCCAGAGTTATTATATAAAATTACGATAGAACCCAATAGTCGCTATATGGCTTTAGCATTTTCAGGACAATTACGATTCTACTCTTTAACCCAAAAATCAGACTATCTTGTTCTCAAACCTCTGAAAAAATTATCCCTAGCTGTATCTCAAGTTCCCGAAATTTTCTTCTTAGATAACAGACATTTACTTTGTGTTTGGTTAAACTTTAAACAACAAAACTTTAATATGTTCCGGGTCTATACTCGCCGAGGAATGCCCATTGGAAATCTTAAATTATCTATTCCTTTAAAACAACTGCTACCTACTCCTCAACCCTATACTTTATTGGGAATTGGACTCGATGATCAACCTTACCTTGTTCTCTTACGTTTAAAGCCCCTGAGCGTCATTCGCATTCCTTTAAGTTCTCCCCCAACTGTTGCTTGCGCTACCTCTTGGGGATATGTTATAGCGGATGAAGAAGGAAAATACACCTTTTTTGATTTGGAAGGGAATTTGATCAGTTATGATTTTGGCCCTGTTAATCCTAAATCTCTAGCTTTCTGGGGAAAAACGGGATTAGCCATTGTTACTTATACCGAAAAACAAGGTTATCTACATTTTGTAAAATCTGTTAATTTTGAAAGAGACTTATGA
- a CDS encoding 2Fe-2S iron-sulfur cluster-binding protein has translation MAKILRLEPIAEEMAVKTNSNLLSALMTKELHVLKECGGRGMCATCHVFIKDGMEGLSKVSRREQRTLEVITTAKPNSRLACQAHVLGEGIIVELPSGMYIDAIEDVESLIGRRAEQELLHPITGQVVVETGKLITRSIVNQLKDTRLQVGEYLARTRNAKDDVS, from the coding sequence ATGGCTAAAATACTTCGACTAGAACCAATTGCCGAAGAAATGGCAGTTAAAACTAATTCTAATTTGCTTTCGGCATTAATGACTAAGGAACTTCACGTTCTGAAAGAATGCGGAGGACGAGGAATGTGTGCAACCTGCCATGTTTTCATTAAAGATGGTATGGAGGGTTTATCTAAAGTCAGCCGTCGTGAACAAAGAACCTTGGAAGTAATTACAACAGCTAAACCCAATTCCCGTTTAGCTTGTCAAGCTCATGTGCTTGGGGAAGGAATTATTGTTGAATTACCTTCGGGGATGTATATTGATGCCATCGAAGATGTAGAATCACTGATTGGACGGCGAGCAGAACAAGAATTACTGCATCCGATCACCGGACAAGTTGTGGTGGAAACGGGAAAATTGATTACTCGATCTATTGTGAATCAGTTGAAAGATACTCGTTTGCAAGTTGGCGAATATTTAGCTCGAACTCGTAACGCTAAAGATGATGTCTCTTAA
- a CDS encoding phycobilisome protein, protein MLTELQRLSIEADGRYATPEELEFLKSYLETFRYRISAYQKLQKYEPIILQKIQNKLIKTNPQIFMKGSIDFTSKWRLDTIRVLRYSAMVLLINDPDYLQERLLTWFATILQAFKVQDITEFTYQAMSDVLEDYLTPEEKNVFFPLIELNIAILCKKRTS, encoded by the coding sequence ATGTTAACTGAGTTACAACGTTTGAGTATTGAGGCTGATGGCCGTTATGCAACACCCGAAGAATTAGAATTTTTAAAGTCTTATTTGGAGACTTTTCGATATCGTATTAGTGCCTATCAAAAACTTCAAAAGTATGAACCTATAATTCTTCAAAAAATACAAAATAAACTCATCAAAACTAATCCTCAAATTTTTATGAAAGGATCTATTGATTTTACCTCAAAGTGGCGTTTAGATACGATCCGAGTTTTACGATATTCGGCCATGGTTTTATTAATTAATGATCCTGATTATTTACAGGAACGTTTATTAACTTGGTTCGCAACAATTTTACAAGCGTTTAAAGTCCAAGATATTACTGAATTTACTTACCAAGCCATGTCCGATGTCTTGGAAGATTATTTGACACCAGAGGAAAAAAATGTATTTTTTCCTCTGATTGAACTTAATATCGCTATTTTGTGCAAAAAAAGAACATCATGA